DNA sequence from the Candidatus Fluviicola riflensis genome:
AATAACGCGTTTTTTTTGACAAAAAAATAACAAAAAAATCCCCGACGTTGCGGTCGGAGATTTCATATTATGTTGGAATTATATTATCGATTCAACATCACCGGCATTACCAGCATCAGAATGTCTTCGTTTTCATTATCGGTAGAATTCGGCATCAACAAACCAGCCCGACTAGGCTCGCTCATCGCGATTTTTACTTCCGTAGCGTCAATGTTATTGAGCATTTCCATCAGGAAACGCGAGTTGAAGGCAATTTCCAGATCGGTTCCGTCGTAGTGACAAGTCAGGCGCTCGTTGGCTTCGTTTGAGAAGTCAAGATCTTCAGCTGAAATATTCAATTCACTTCCTGCAATGCGTAATTTCACCTGGTGGGTGGTTTTGTTCGCAAAGATGGAGACACGTTTGATGGCGCCCAAAAACTGCAAACGATCTACGATCAGTACGTTCGGATTTTCTTTCGGGATTACCGCTTCGTAGTTCGGGTATTTACCGTCTATCAAACGACACATCAACACGATATCGTTGAACGTAAAAATGGCGTTGGAATCTGAATATTCTACCAACACTTCTTCGTCACCACGAAGGTTGGATTTTAGAAGATTCAATGGCTTTTTCGGCAAAATAAACGCCGATCCGCCACCTGTTGATTGACTGTCGGTTCTGCGGTAACGCACCAGTTTGTGCGCATCAGTTGCAACGAATGTAATATCCGAAGGACTGAACTGGCAGTAAACACCGCTCATTACCGGACGTAGATCATCGTTACCGGTAGCAAACAATGTTTTATTGATCGCACGACTCACAATCTCTCCGGAAATCTTAATACTTGAACTGTTTTCGATGGAAGGTGTTTTCGGGAAATCATCCCCGTTGAATCCAACCATTTTCGACTTACCGTTGTCGTAAGCGATTTCCACTCCGAAATTGGTGTTATCGATCAGGAATGTACACGGCTGGTCAGGAAGATTTTTCAACACATCCAGCAACATTTTGGCAGGCATGGCAATTTTACCCGTCTCCGAAGCTTCAACAGTCATGGTTGTACGCATGGTTGTTTCCAGATCGGAAGCAGAAATGGTCAATTGCCCTTCTACGATGTCAAATAGAAAATTATCCAGAATCGGAAGAGTATTACTGGTGCTTAAAACGCCGCTTATACTCTGTAAATGTCTCAATAAATTGGTGCTGGATACAATAAAATTCATGTCAGTTTTTGAATGTGAACGCACAAATATACTCAAATTTCCATCCTTAGATTCGGCACCCGTTCACAAGTTTTAAGGACTTTTCAACCATTATTCAACCGTTGTTTTCGAGGATCGCGGGATAGTTCTTCGAAACACAGGATGTGCTGCTGTTTGGAAAATCAATTTCAGCTCATTTTTCAGGACGAATTTTCCGAATTCGGAAAAAGGAAAATTCTAGTGTTCGGGATATCCCGAACACCCAAATTCCCGAATACTATTTTTAAGAATAGTTATTTCCTCTGAAAAAAATACAAGCCTAAGTGGATCAATGTTTTAAGGCGTTGGTTTCTCCTGCGCGTAATTGAAATAGACACGTCCCATAATCAACGGGTTGAACACGTAATACTGGCATTGCACCAATTCATTATTTGGAAGCACGCACCAAAAGTGGTTGATGTCATAATCGGCCTCTTTTCCGGTGTCATCAAAACGTGTATCACCCAATGCCGATTTTTTACGGTAGAGTTTCAATACGGATGAAGTTCCTTTAGCACTCTTCAAAGTTAGTACACAAAACGGTTTGCTGCGTTTTACACTGTCGACTTGTTTTGCAGAAAGGTCATAATTCGGCGATTCAAAGTGAATCATCTTGTAGTTTTGTAAATAACGGTAAACCATGGAGGTATCAACACTTGGGAACGGTTTTCCATTTGTGGTGACACTGAAATTTTTCCCTTTTCGTTTTACGGTGAAGTTGTCTTTCGGTTCGGTGGTATAACGCACATCGACACTGGCGATTTCATGCGTCTGGTACGCGAAAATTTCCGTACACATCCAGCGCCCTTTGTCGGCAAAGAACCGTGGACCAATCATGCCCTGCATTCCTTTGATTTCTGCAATGATCGGGAGGTCGCTTTTTCCTTTTTCCTCCGATTCAACCAACATATACGTACCGTAGTGATCTTGGGTGGATGAACCGATATACCAGGTTTTTGACCATTCACCGTTTTTGAAAAATTGCACTTTTGTACTCAATGTCGTCAATCTGCTCAATACCGTTTTAACCGAATTGTCAGGAACATAACCTTTGAAACGTACATTAAATGCCGCTTCAAGCATATTGGCCACCGGAACCTGTTGAATGCATCCACCCGATTTATCCGTCCATTTGTTTCCTGAACGAATGAGTTCCATTTCCAATCCGTTTGGTTCGGTAATGATGATGCGGTCAATGGTGGCAGTATCTTTGATTTCAAAATCCAGGGAAGCCACTTGCTGGTCTGATTTACCGGCCGAAGTACTTAGATTATAAGCTACATATCCCAATACTCCGACCAGGATGAGTGCGATTACTAAAAAAATGAGTCGTTTCATATCCTTAAGAACGTGCGTATCGTCGTTTACGTAAGTAAAAAAGTGCCAAAGCAAGTAAAATAATTGTTCCCGATGGAATTAACAGGTTGATTACCTTGTAGTAACCGGCGTCAGTTTTTACTTTTTCCGGATCAATCGGGTGAATATCGATGTGTTTACTGCGAATGTCCAATACCGAGTTATCGCCCATCATGTAATCCACCATATTCTGGAAAAATTCCTGGTTTCCATAAATGATCGGCTGCATACCGGCTTGCGCCATGGTTTCGTCGTAACGAAGATTGTTGAACTGGATCGGACGATATTGCATCACATTCGGGTTTCGTGGCGATGGCATTGAATCATAATAGTTGCGAATAAAATCACCGTTTGCAACCACCATTATTTTTCCTTCCTGCGTACTTTTCGGTTTGTAGTGCGAATCCGGATTTTTAGCAAACGATTCTACAATACGGTTCTTAAAGTGCGAATCGAATTTACCTTCCACCAAACCAGCCAGGCATTTTTTATTAGCCTCGCTTTCAGGATTGGGTGTTAAAACCGGATTTTTACCATAATTCATGGGCATCATTAAGCTAACCAATGGTGCCATTCCCGTAGCCGCCGAGTTGGTAGACGTTGTAAGTACAGGTGTTGCTCTCCGGCTCGGTGATTCACCTACAAATTGCAATTCCGACGCATAACGCAGCATTACAGGATCGATGTTTCGTGAAATCGGGTGATCGGTTTGCGTAGCCGCGATATGGAAAAACCACGGAATGAGGCTTTGTTTGGCCATCGGCACCATTTTCGGAGCGCAGCGCACATCGATGAGGTAATTGTCGTTGACTTTTATACCGTAGTCAAAAAGCATGCGTTCCAGTCCGCCCAGGTTGGTTCGGGTAGTGTGAACCATTCCGTTTAATGCCAGTGAATCGGCTGGGAAAGTCAGTTTGTCAATGAAACACATCAATCGGCCGCCATCCATCACAAACTGATCAATGATGTATTTGTCTTTGTCGGAAAGCGGTCCACGCGGACGCGCAATGATCAGTCCTTTTACACCATCCAGCGCAGCCAGTGAATCATTCAGCGTAATATCCTCAACGGTGTAGTACGGATCAATCAAGTCGCGCACACGTCGTGTTTCGGCATAACTCAACTCGCCATGACCCTGTAAAAAGGCAATACGCGGTTTTTCTTCCAGCGTAGCACGTCTGATCGACGAAATCAGCATGTACTCGAGATTGTTGATCGAGTTTTGGATCTGGTTGTTGAAATTAGCGTCGAGCGTAAAGAAATTCTTGGCCGAAGTTCCAGGCAAAAGCTGCACGTAATCTTTCGTAACACCACCGTATTCGATTACAGCTCCCGGCCACAATAACAACTGATTTTGGGTTCCGTCTTTCGTGTAAACCAGGTTCATCGGGATGATTCCCTTGGCCTTGTTGTATAAAATTTCGTGTAGGTAATCCTGATCGGCCTGGTTGCCTTGGTTCGGATCGATGAATTCGTACTCGATACGATCGCCGGCGTACAATTTAAACTCTTTCAATTTGTCTTCAACCGCGTTGCGAAAACGTTTTACCTCCGCCGGAAGATTGCCTTCCAGGTAAATTTTGATCAGTACACGGTTTTTGAAATGTTCTTTGTTTTCGATAAACGAAATGGTTCCTTCTGAAAGTGAATAACGGCTGTCTTCGGTCATGTCGATGCGCGAATACAGGAACGAACCGATAATATTTACGATTACGACCAACGCTACAACGACCAGCAGGAGTACCCAATTGTAGATTTTCTTGATCGATTTTGATGTTTCGGCCATGGATTATCGTTTAAGGGATTTAACAACTGTCAGAGCTGCGGTAATGAAAATGGCAATGAGCCCGAAGAAATACAACATGTCTTCGGTGTCGATCACGCCACGCATAATGGATTCGTAATGAGAAGTAATACCGATGTAGCGGAAAATCACATCGTATTCGCCCATGAGGTTAAACGATCCGATCAGTTCCAAACCGTAGAACATGAACAAACAAATGAACATTCCCAGAATAAAAGCGACAATCTGCGAACTGGTGATAGAAGATGCGAAAATACCGATGGCTACAAATGCCGATCCCAGCAATACAAGTCCGAAATAGGAAGTAAGCATGGCGCCTTCATCGATCACGGTAGTTTCCACGCCGTTTTCATCCACTGGGTTAATTCCCAGTTGACTCATTGAATAATAATAAACCAATGTTGGCAGAAGCGAGATAATCAGCAACGTAACGCCTGCAAAGTATTTGGCAAGGATGATTTTCAGATCCGTAATCGGACGTGTAAATAACAACTCAATGGTTCCGTTTCGTCGTTCTTCAGCAATGGAACGCATGGTAATCGCCGGAATCAGCACAAGGAAAATCCATGGCGAAGCGTTAAAAAACGGAATCAAATCCGCTTCCGCGCCTTCCAGCAGGTTGGCATCGCCTGAAATATACCAGTGAATTACACCGGATGTGATCAAGAAAATCAGGATAAAAATGTATCCGATGGTGGAACCTAAAAAGCTCCGTATTTCTTTCCAATATAATGCTCTCATACTTATTAAAGTGGGTCAAAAGTACGACTTAGATAAGACTTCGTCAACCGATTGTTACATTCATTAACGAAAGATGGTACACAAACGGTTGGAAAGCTATAGTAAGGGCTACTCGCGAGTCACCTGTACTATAGCGAAAAGAGTCCGTCTTCAAAATACGTATCCACCGACCACGCCTCCGGTTTTCCGCTAAACCACGGTTTAATCGTACTCCAAACACCACTGAATAACTCCGAATCGCGGTAATTGTTGAGTGCTTCTTCACTGTTCCAGTAACTGTAGGTGAAAATGATGTTGGGCTGATTGATATCGCGCAGCAAACGCATGCCGTTGCACCCTTCAAAGCGGCTTACGCGCGTGTTGATGGTGTCGAAAAATGCCAGGAAGGAATCGATTTTATCTTCCTGGAACGTCAGTTTTACAATACGGGTAATCATGATTAAAAAAGTGAATCGATTGTTTTGGCGGAACCGCGCGGAGTGAATTCCACCCGCACAACGTCGCCGGTATGCAGACCGAATAAACTGTCCGCACCACCGTTTACGCCACGGGCACCTTTGTTGATGGCGATTTCCAGTAAGTCATTATTGTTGAATATTGCGACCCTTTCGCCCGGCTGCACTTCGTTGTACGAACCTGAAATGGTATCGATGTAATAATCACGCTTGCGGAACAAAATAGTAAACGGCGCTTCCTCGAAACGGGCAAATAACTCGCGTGAAATATTGGTGATCGCGTTTCCGTAATGGTCGATGTGAACAATCGTTCCTTTGATGAGGTTTTCTTCCAGCACCGGATTTTGTGTAAAAGCGCGTTTCCATTCGTCATGGGACGAAGCAAAAGTCTCTGGAGCAATTCCCTGTGCCAGTTTAACCGCAGCAGGAATAAAAATATTCTTGGTCGGGAATTTAAATCCCGCCGGATTGGAAAGTACATCGTCGATGAGCCAAAAGCCTTCGGGTTGGTTTTCTTTCAGGATGAGAGCAAACAATCCATTGTCATTAGCAACAAAGTAATGGCCGTTGTACAACATCATTGCCGGATAACTTCCGTCGCGGGAATTGATTACCGGTTCGCTGTCAACTCCGATCACGTGAACGGTTCCTTTCGGGAAGTCGGCATACACGTTCGATACGCAATAACTGGCCTGTGCAATATCGAATGCACGAATGGCGTGCGAAACGTCTACAATTACGGCTGAAGCATCCAATTTATAGATACTTCCTTTCAGTGCGGCCACATAGTGATCGCTCAATCCCATATCTGTTGTCAACGTGATTATATGCATCCTCGTTTTTTCGCTTTTCAGCAACAAAAATTGATTAATTTTGATCCAAAAATAAGGGTTATAATTTGCAAAGCCCGAGGTAAAACGAAAGATTTATCCACATTGACAGAGAAGAAAATTGAAATCAACGGTGTTAACATCGCTGAATTATTTGGTGTAAACAACGCCAACCTGAAATACATCCGCACCTTTTTTCCGAAATTGCAGATCAACGCACGCGGGAATGAGCTTACTGTGGTGGGCGATCCGGAGGTAATGGAGCAGTTTGAACGCAAGTTTGAATTGATTCTTTCTCATTTCAGAGAAACCGACATGCTGACGGAAAACAACATCGAAAACCTGATGCTGGAAGACGGTTCCACGATGCTTTCGGGCGATGGTTCCGAAACACTTGTGCACGGAAACGGTGGTGTGAAAATCAAAGCGAAAACCGTGAATCAGCGAAAACTGGTGCAGGCGGTGAATAAGAGCGATATGGTTTTTGCGGTCGGTCCGGCGGGAACGGGAAAAACCTACACAGCTGTTGCATTGGCGGTTCGTGCTTTGAAAGCGAAAGAAGTAAAACGGATCATACTTACGCGTCCGGCGGTTGAAGCAGGCGAAAATCTCGGGTTTTTACCGGGCGATTTGAAAGAAAAGCTCGATCCGTACCTGATGCCGTTGTACGATGCCCTACGCGATATGATTCCACCGGAAAAACTGGCGGATATGATCGAATTCGGCATCATCGAAATTGCACCCTTGGCGTTTATGCGTGGCCGTACGCTCGACAAAGCGTTTGTGATTTTGGATGAAGCGCAGAATGCAACCGTGATGCAGATGAAAATGTTCCTGACCCGTATGGGACAAACAGCGCAGTTTGTGATTACAGGTGATATGTCGCAGGTCGATTTACCGCACCGCCAGCGTTCGGGATTGTCTTACGCTTTGGATATTCTGAAAGACGTGGAAGGCCTGGAGATCATTCGCCTGACGCAAAGTGATGTGATTCGCCACAACTTAGTGAAACGAATTATCGATGCGTTCGAAATAGCCGAAGCAAAAGAGAAGGAAGAAAAGTTTAAAAAAGATAACGAAGCAAAATGAACCAAACAATCAAAAGTACCAATTTCAAGTTTCCGGGACAGCAAGACGTTTACCGTGGTAAAGTGCGTGAGGTGTATACCTTGAACAACGGATTAGTGGTAATGATTGCGAGCGACCGTATTTCGGCGTTTGATCATATTTTGCCGAAGGGAATTCCCTTCAAAGGACAAGTGCTGAACCAGGTGGCAACCATGTTTTTGGATGCAACCCGGGATATTGTCCCGAATTGGTTATTGGGAACGCCTGATCCATGTGTGGCTATAGGTCATGCGTGCGAACCGATCCGCGTGGAAATGGTGATCAGAGGTTATATGGCCGGTCACGCAGCGCGTGAATATTCCCTTGGAAAACGCGAATTGTGTGGTGTAGACCTTCCCGAAGGAATGAAAGAAAATGACCGTTTTCCTGAGCCGATCATTACTCCGGCAACGAAAGCGGAAGAAGGCCACGACGAAGATATTTCGCGTGAAGATATTTTGTCGAAAGGAATTGTTCCGCAAGACATTTACGAGAAAATGGAAGGTTACACCCGAG
Encoded proteins:
- the dnaN gene encoding DNA polymerase III subunit beta, which codes for MNFIVSSTNLLRHLQSISGVLSTSNTLPILDNFLFDIVEGQLTISASDLETTMRTTMTVEASETGKIAMPAKMLLDVLKNLPDQPCTFLIDNTNFGVEIAYDNGKSKMVGFNGDDFPKTPSIENSSSIKISGEIVSRAINKTLFATGNDDLRPVMSGVYCQFSPSDITFVATDAHKLVRYRRTDSQSTGGGSAFILPKKPLNLLKSNLRGDEEVLVEYSDSNAIFTFNDIVLMCRLIDGKYPNYEAVIPKENPNVLIVDRLQFLGAIKRVSIFANKTTHQVKLRIAGSELNISAEDLDFSNEANERLTCHYDGTDLEIAFNSRFLMEMLNNIDATEVKIAMSEPSRAGLLMPNSTDNENEDILMLVMPVMLNR
- a CDS encoding gliding motility-associated ABC transporter permease subunit GldF, producing MRALYWKEIRSFLGSTIGYIFILIFLITSGVIHWYISGDANLLEGAEADLIPFFNASPWIFLVLIPAITMRSIAEERRNGTIELLFTRPITDLKIILAKYFAGVTLLIISLLPTLVYYYSMSQLGINPVDENGVETTVIDEGAMLTSYFGLVLLGSAFVAIGIFASSITSSQIVAFILGMFICLFMFYGLELIGSFNLMGEYDVIFRYIGITSHYESIMRGVIDTEDMLYFFGLIAIFITAALTVVKSLKR
- a CDS encoding antibiotic biosynthesis monooxygenase, which encodes MITRIVKLTFQEDKIDSFLAFFDTINTRVSRFEGCNGMRLLRDINQPNIIFTYSYWNSEEALNNYRDSELFSGVWSTIKPWFSGKPEAWSVDTYFEDGLFSL
- a CDS encoding phosphate starvation-inducible protein PhoH yields the protein MTEKKIEINGVNIAELFGVNNANLKYIRTFFPKLQINARGNELTVVGDPEVMEQFERKFELILSHFRETDMLTENNIENLMLEDGSTMLSGDGSETLVHGNGGVKIKAKTVNQRKLVQAVNKSDMVFAVGPAGTGKTYTAVALAVRALKAKEVKRIILTRPAVEAGENLGFLPGDLKEKLDPYLMPLYDALRDMIPPEKLADMIEFGIIEIAPLAFMRGRTLDKAFVILDEAQNATVMQMKMFLTRMGQTAQFVITGDMSQVDLPHRQRSGLSYALDILKDVEGLEIIRLTQSDVIRHNLVKRIIDAFEIAEAKEKEEKFKKDNEAK
- a CDS encoding phosphoribosylaminoimidazolesuccinocarboxamide synthase, with product MNQTIKSTNFKFPGQQDVYRGKVREVYTLNNGLVVMIASDRISAFDHILPKGIPFKGQVLNQVATMFLDATRDIVPNWLLGTPDPCVAIGHACEPIRVEMVIRGYMAGHAAREYSLGKRELCGVDLPEGMKENDRFPEPIITPATKAEEGHDEDISREDILSKGIVPQDIYEKMEGYTRALFQRGTEMAAERGLILVDTKYEFGMLNGEVILIDEIHTPDSSRYFYAEGYEDRQAKGEQQKQLSKEFVRQWLIENGFQGLEGQVMPEMPDSFVDVVTNRYIELFERITGKSFEKADTSNITKRIESNVARFLMEKGYI